One window of Nitrospirota bacterium genomic DNA carries:
- the dnaJ gene encoding molecular chaperone DnaJ, with the protein MLNGDYYSILGVDSNTSQDELKKAYRRLALKYHPDRNPGDNDCVEKFKKINEAYACLSDPQKRSNYDRFGSAEGFGAGFSGFGTASDFGDIFGDIFGSFFGGAGRRNQPSKGHDLRYDLDINLNEAVFGVEKDLSIPRWDNCPICNGTRCKPGKNPKECISCNGTGEIRIQQGFFAMSKTCGQCKGEGTVITDPCHECKGNGKIKKKSSIKLKIPPGVDTGIRLRVTGEGDPGLNGGPNGDLYVVINILPHSFFKRKGNDLHCEVPISFVQATLGSEIDVPTIDGKESLKVPSGTPSGKVFHFRGKGIPKLGGYGKGDQFVTVFVDVPKKLSKRQKELLKEFAEISGEDTSKNFMDKVKDIFGNQQREAK; encoded by the coding sequence ATGTTGAACGGAGATTATTACAGTATTCTTGGAGTTGACAGCAATACCTCACAAGATGAGTTGAAAAAAGCGTACAGAAGACTCGCGCTCAAGTATCACCCTGACAGAAATCCTGGTGATAACGACTGTGTCGAAAAATTTAAAAAAATTAACGAGGCATATGCGTGCTTAAGCGACCCTCAAAAGAGAAGCAATTATGACAGATTCGGCTCTGCAGAAGGGTTCGGCGCCGGTTTCAGCGGATTCGGAACCGCTTCTGATTTCGGCGATATTTTCGGAGATATTTTCGGGAGTTTTTTCGGCGGGGCAGGGAGAAGAAACCAGCCTTCAAAAGGACATGACCTGCGTTATGACCTTGACATCAATCTAAACGAGGCCGTATTCGGAGTTGAGAAAGATTTGAGCATTCCGAGGTGGGATAACTGCCCGATCTGCAATGGCACAAGATGCAAGCCCGGCAAAAATCCAAAGGAATGCATTTCCTGTAACGGGACCGGGGAAATAAGAATCCAGCAGGGGTTTTTCGCCATGTCGAAAACATGTGGTCAGTGTAAAGGCGAAGGCACCGTAATAACTGATCCTTGTCATGAATGCAAAGGAAATGGAAAGATAAAAAAGAAGAGTTCAATCAAACTCAAAATCCCTCCAGGCGTAGACACAGGCATACGGCTCAGAGTCACGGGAGAAGGAGACCCCGGTCTTAACGGCGGGCCAAACGGCGACCTTTATGTTGTAATCAACATCCTGCCTCACTCTTTTTTTAAACGAAAAGGGAATGACCTTCATTGCGAGGTGCCGATTTCATTTGTTCAGGCAACGTTAGGCTCTGAAATCGATGTCCCAACAATCGACGGAAAAGAATCACTCAAAGTTCCTTCCGGAACGCCCTCCGGTAAGGTCTTTCATTTTAGGGGTAAAGGGATACCAAAGCTCGGAGGTTACGGCAAAGGTGACCAATTTGTAACAGTTTTTGTGGATGTCCCCAAGAAACTCAGTAAAAGACAAAAAGAGCTGCTTAAAGAATTCGCTGAAATCAGCGGAGAAGACACTTCAAAAAATTTTATGGACAAGGTAAAAGATATATTCGGCAATCAACAGAGGGAAGCAAAATAA
- a CDS encoding 16S rRNA (uracil(1498)-N(3))-methyltransferase has product MTRIFLTPSQLASNEIKITGDNAKYLFLVLRIKPGELITILDGEARKYTCKVLDADKKVVRVAKINEEPYSGESPIFITLAQGIAKGDKMDFIIQKTTELGVKNIVPVITERSQIRETGKIARWRRIALSASQQSGREFIPEIEPPLKLEEFVCRKNQCSKIIFSEKQKGGNLKHVLSTINNPKHFLLLIGPEGGFSEGEIKLASDNGFIEASLGPRILRTETSPIAAISIIQYELGDMGN; this is encoded by the coding sequence ATGACCCGGATATTTCTCACGCCATCTCAGCTTGCCTCAAATGAAATAAAGATAACCGGAGATAATGCGAAATATCTTTTTCTCGTTCTAAGAATAAAACCCGGGGAGTTAATTACCATCCTTGACGGTGAGGCCCGAAAATATACCTGCAAGGTTTTGGACGCTGATAAAAAGGTTGTTAGAGTTGCCAAGATCAATGAAGAGCCGTATTCGGGCGAGTCTCCCATCTTTATAACTTTGGCGCAAGGTATTGCTAAAGGGGATAAAATGGATTTTATAATTCAGAAAACAACTGAGCTTGGAGTAAAAAATATTGTTCCGGTGATAACGGAGCGTTCACAGATAAGAGAGACCGGCAAGATCGCACGATGGAGAAGAATAGCGCTTTCTGCCTCTCAGCAATCAGGGAGAGAGTTTATCCCTGAGATTGAACCCCCTTTAAAACTTGAGGAATTTGTATGCAGAAAAAATCAATGTAGCAAGATTATTTTCTCAGAGAAACAGAAAGGGGGGAACTTAAAACACGTGTTATCCACTATTAATAACCCCAAGCACTTTCTTCTGCTTATAGGCCCTGAAGGCGGGTTTTCAGAAGGAGAAATAAAGCTTGCTTCAGACAACGGCTTTATTGAGGCTTCGCTGGGCCCGCGCATTCTTCGCACTGAGACATCGCCGATAGCGGCAATCAGTATCATTCAATATGAACTGGGTGACATGGGAAATTAG
- a CDS encoding YjbQ family protein has translation MLKTINISTHSRSELIDITEKVREAISNAEIKNGICVVYVPHTTAGVLINEGADPSVQRDIEKTFSRLIPHQGDYRHSEGNSDAHIKSVMTGASQSVIIDNGMLLLGTWQAVFLAEFDGPRQRKIIIKIIGESR, from the coding sequence ATGCTTAAGACTATAAACATCAGCACACATTCAAGGTCCGAACTCATTGACATCACTGAAAAGGTGCGGGAAGCCATATCTAACGCGGAGATAAAAAACGGTATATGCGTTGTTTATGTCCCTCATACAACAGCCGGCGTGCTCATAAACGAAGGGGCTGACCCGTCAGTTCAAAGAGATATCGAGAAAACATTTTCGAGACTCATCCCTCATCAAGGCGACTACAGACATTCGGAAGGAAACTCTGACGCTCATATCAAATCCGTTATGACAGGCGCATCACAATCCGTCATCATAGACAACGGCATGCTTCTTCTCGGGACATGGCAGGCAGTCTTTTTAGCTGAATTCGACGGCCCGAGGCAGAGAAAAATCATCATCAAGATAATCGGTGAAAGCCGTTAG
- a CDS encoding diguanylate cyclase codes for MKEIDKYKKLSPDKTYRVFFINITIVIILIITGIFYGLYIRNNELIDEELKARAKTSFSNILLARRWNSGYGGIYVEKKEGVTSNPYLKNPDIETADGKIFTKKNPALMTREISEIAAKYGMSTFRITSLKPLNPENKPDEFEREALTFFEKGVEEIYKKEVTDGKTYYRYMAPLYVEESCLECHAEQGYKFGEVRGGISVKFNIDETEKMLKYNNYIIILLGVVISAVLLVIVRFMVFNLMRKNLEAQRKISEMAVTDDLTGLFNRRYFFSHLNEEAKRAERFGRPLGCAMIDIDNFKAVNDTYGHHAGDLILKTVCDTIKKNCREVDIIVRYGGEEIVILSPELDMEGIRSFGERIRKAVSLLRIEIGGGRETDVTISLGVCSLSPVQLKEMDDFEDIVRLADAAMYSAKNKGKNKVEVCIGF; via the coding sequence ATGAAAGAGATTGATAAATATAAAAAATTATCGCCGGATAAGACTTACAGGGTATTCTTTATTAATATAACCATTGTAATTATCTTGATAATAACCGGCATCTTCTACGGGCTTTATATAAGAAACAATGAACTTATTGACGAGGAACTCAAGGCGAGGGCTAAAACCTCTTTCAGCAATATCCTTCTTGCGAGAAGGTGGAATTCCGGTTATGGCGGGATCTACGTGGAGAAAAAAGAGGGTGTCACATCAAATCCTTATCTGAAGAATCCCGATATCGAAACCGCTGACGGAAAGATATTCACCAAAAAAAACCCGGCGCTAATGACGAGGGAGATATCCGAGATAGCGGCAAAATACGGGATGTCAACCTTTCGCATAACGAGCCTTAAGCCCCTGAATCCCGAGAACAAGCCAGATGAGTTTGAGAGAGAGGCGTTAACCTTTTTTGAGAAGGGCGTTGAGGAAATTTACAAAAAGGAAGTGACAGACGGGAAGACGTATTACAGGTATATGGCGCCGCTCTATGTTGAGGAGTCCTGTCTTGAATGCCACGCAGAGCAGGGTTATAAATTCGGTGAGGTACGGGGCGGCATCAGCGTCAAGTTCAATATCGATGAAACCGAGAAGATGCTCAAGTATAACAACTACATTATCATTCTGCTCGGGGTTGTGATATCCGCCGTTCTTCTCGTCATAGTACGGTTCATGGTATTTAATCTTATGAGAAAAAATTTAGAAGCACAGAGAAAAATAAGCGAGATGGCGGTTACCGATGACCTGACCGGGCTCTTTAACAGAAGGTATTTCTTTTCACATCTGAATGAAGAGGCGAAGAGGGCGGAGAGGTTCGGAAGGCCTCTGGGCTGTGCGATGATAGACATAGACAACTTCAAGGCCGTCAATGACACTTATGGCCATCATGCCGGTGATCTGATACTGAAGACAGTTTGCGATACGATTAAAAAAAATTGCCGCGAGGTGGATATCATCGTCCGTTACGGCGGGGAGGAGATAGTTATTCTGTCGCCCGAGCTTGATATGGAAGGCATCCGCTCCTTTGGGGAAAGGATAAGAAAGGCTGTGAGCCTTCTCAGAATAGAGATAGGCGGCGGCAGAGAGACCGATGTAACAATAAGCCTCGGGGTTTGCAGCCTTTCTCCTGTTCAGCTTAAGGAAATGGATGATTTTGAGGATATCGTCAGATTAGCCGATGCGGCAATGTATTCGGCAAAAAATAAAGGGAAGAACAAAGTAGAGGTCTGTATCGGGTTTTAA
- the scpB gene encoding SMC-Scp complex subunit ScpB, translating into MENNEKRSVLESLLFIAGEPLNEETLIKILEVSKEDLRNFTDELISDYSLRNSGLMVVEVGEGLQMVTNPASAPWVRKLIATAIPAKLSQQSLETLSIIAYKQPIIKSEIEAVRGVNSDGVIKTLLERKLIKILGRKEVPGRPLMYATTKEFLQYFGLKDLSELPTLKDFEETEGELPFRESLDPGIAAYREGGEAFEADEPEPISSVSDYEEGEVIVNIQSEPEPSTPAE; encoded by the coding sequence ATGGAAAACAACGAAAAGAGATCAGTTCTTGAATCCCTCCTCTTTATAGCCGGGGAGCCACTGAATGAGGAAACTCTCATCAAGATTCTTGAAGTGAGCAAAGAAGATCTCCGCAATTTTACGGACGAACTCATAAGCGATTATTCCCTGAGAAACTCAGGCCTGATGGTCGTTGAGGTCGGGGAAGGTCTTCAGATGGTGACTAATCCCGCGTCAGCCCCGTGGGTCAGGAAGCTCATCGCGACCGCCATCCCCGCAAAACTTTCACAGCAGTCTCTTGAGACACTCTCGATCATCGCTTATAAGCAGCCTATAATCAAGTCTGAGATAGAGGCTGTCAGGGGCGTGAACTCAGACGGCGTAATAAAGACGCTTCTTGAGAGGAAGCTTATCAAAATTCTCGGCAGAAAAGAGGTGCCGGGCAGGCCTCTGATGTATGCCACGACGAAGGAGTTTCTGCAGTATTTCGGCCTTAAGGACCTTTCAGAACTTCCCACGCTGAAAGATTTTGAGGAAACAGAAGGTGAGTTGCCTTTCCGCGAAAGCCTTGACCCCGGGATTGCCGCTTACCGGGAAGGCGGAGAAGCCTTTGAAGCTGATGAGCCTGAACCCATTTCCTCTGTTTCTGATTATGAAGAGGGGGAAGTAATCGTGAATATTCAATCTGAACCGGAACCATCAACGCCCGCTGAATAG
- a CDS encoding zinc dependent phospholipase C family protein codes for MLDLGIAAVPSGIYAILKKNAKDYLYGNLSADIIVGRKYQESGKNTHSWEIGLRLLDAAKTARQKAFAYGYLSHLSADTVVHNLSESWLPFSHSIIEIKAESLVDRRYRRELRSLDDEIQQRHDPVLEEMLERVFFSFKTNKKIFRGMLFISRFPNYKHVSRFINNRFPNEVPVSDIYKYKEESLKKIIEILTHGSASDVVKEHPLGRHLKRVS; via the coding sequence GTGCTTGACTTGGGAATAGCCGCCGTACCTTCGGGCATTTACGCCATTCTGAAAAAAAATGCCAAGGATTATCTCTATGGGAACCTCAGCGCCGATATCATTGTCGGCAGGAAATACCAGGAAAGCGGCAAGAACACTCACAGTTGGGAGATTGGTTTAAGGCTTCTTGACGCTGCGAAAACCGCAAGGCAGAAAGCATTTGCTTACGGTTATCTCTCTCATCTTTCCGCAGACACCGTAGTCCACAATCTCTCGGAGTCATGGCTCCCTTTCAGCCACTCAATAATAGAGATAAAGGCGGAGAGTCTGGTGGACAGGAGGTACAGGAGGGAACTCAGGAGCCTTGACGACGAGATTCAGCAGAGGCATGACCCTGTTTTGGAGGAGATGCTTGAGAGGGTTTTTTTCTCCTTCAAGACGAACAAGAAGATTTTCAGGGGGATGCTCTTTATTTCGAGATTTCCTAACTATAAACATGTTTCGAGGTTTATCAATAACCGCTTTCCCAATGAGGTGCCTGTTTCGGATATCTATAAGTACAAAGAGGAATCTCTCAAAAAGATAATCGAAATATTGACCCACGGCTCTGCTTCGGATGTGGTTAAAGAGCATCCGCTCGGAAGGCATCTTAAAAGGGTCTCTTAG
- a CDS encoding isoamylase early set domain-containing protein, with protein MKTKPKSNPGLSASANKKKSTALSKKEVGGRIKKQYLKGKPECKVTFKLPKEAAANAKSVSIVGDFNGWDANKSPMKRLKNGDFTVNISLPCNNEYRFRYLINNERWENDWFADKYIPNCFGCDDSVVVV; from the coding sequence ATGAAAACAAAACCAAAAAGTAACCCTGGTCTCAGCGCCTCTGCCAACAAGAAGAAAAGCACGGCACTCTCAAAAAAAGAGGTTGGCGGTAGAATCAAAAAACAGTATTTAAAGGGCAAACCGGAATGCAAAGTAACTTTCAAACTGCCGAAAGAGGCGGCGGCGAATGCCAAATCAGTCTCGATAGTCGGCGACTTTAACGGCTGGGACGCGAATAAGTCCCCGATGAAGAGACTCAAAAATGGCGACTTCACGGTTAACATTTCTCTGCCATGCAATAATGAATACAGGTTCAGATATCTAATCAACAATGAAAGATGGGAGAATGACTGGTTTGCCGATAAGTACATACCCAACTGCTTCGGCTGCGATGATTCGGTAGTAGTGGTTTAA